Proteins encoded together in one Mycobacterium noviomagense window:
- a CDS encoding glutathione peroxidase: MSAVTEIELTTLDGRPTSLADYADGAVLVVNVASKCGLTPQYGALQQLAQEYADRGLTVIGVPCNQFMGQEPGSAEEIQTFCSTIYGVTFPLLAKTEVNGPGRHPLYVELTKTPDASGQAGDVQWNFEKFLIAPGGRVVNRFRPRTEPDAPEVLAAIEAVLPN, from the coding sequence ATGTCCGCTGTCACCGAGATCGAGTTGACCACCCTAGACGGCCGCCCGACTTCGCTGGCCGATTACGCCGACGGTGCCGTGCTGGTGGTCAACGTCGCGTCGAAATGCGGTCTGACCCCCCAATACGGCGCGCTGCAGCAGCTCGCGCAGGAATACGCCGATCGCGGGCTGACGGTCATCGGGGTGCCGTGCAACCAGTTCATGGGCCAGGAACCCGGCAGCGCCGAGGAAATCCAGACATTCTGCTCCACCATCTACGGGGTGACGTTTCCGCTGCTGGCGAAAACCGAGGTCAACGGGCCGGGCCGGCACCCGCTGTATGTGGAACTGACCAAGACGCCCGACGCAAGCGGCCAGGCCGGCGACGTGCAATGGAACTTCGAGAAATTCCTCATCGCCCCCGGTGGACGGGTGGTCAACCGGTTCCGGCCCCGCACTGAACCGGACGCACCGGAGGTGCTCGCGGCAATCGAGGCCGTGCTGCCGAACTAG
- a CDS encoding DHA2 family efflux MFS transporter permease subunit has protein sequence MHRAVAPSRQPPTDERVYPDKLDAGLLRIAGVCALAVVMAIVDTTVVGVAQRTFIAEFHSTQAVVAWTMTGYTLALATVIPVAGWAADRFGTKRLFIGSVLAFTVGSLLCAMAPNVGLLITFRVIQGLGGGMLMPLTVTILTREAGPKRIGRLMALLGIPMMLGPIAGPILGGWLIDAYGWEWIFRINLPIGLTAVVLAAVTFPRDRPTPSETFDFVGMLLLSPGVAAFLYGVSSLPAYGTVADPHVWVTAAIGLTLIGGFVLHALGKDDPLIDLRLFTNWEVTAANSTLLLSAAAFFGAALLIPSCFQQLLQQTALQSGVHMMPERIGALLTMPIAGVVLDKRGPSKVVLAGITLVSAGMATFAYGVATHAGYLPVLLAGLLLMGMGLGCTTMPLIAAAVQSVAPHQIARGSALVHVNLQVAASISTALMSVILTSQLDHSKEHAYTVVFVVAAVLAVLAYVPAAFLPKKPVAAPPGLPPVVTP, from the coding sequence GTGCATCGCGCCGTCGCGCCCAGCCGCCAGCCGCCTACCGACGAACGGGTCTACCCGGACAAGCTCGACGCGGGACTGCTGCGGATCGCCGGGGTGTGCGCGTTGGCCGTGGTGATGGCGATCGTCGACACCACGGTTGTCGGTGTCGCGCAACGCACGTTCATTGCGGAATTCCACTCCACCCAGGCCGTCGTCGCATGGACGATGACCGGCTATACGCTCGCGCTGGCAACCGTGATCCCGGTGGCGGGTTGGGCCGCCGACCGGTTCGGCACCAAGCGGCTGTTCATCGGCTCGGTGCTGGCGTTTACGGTCGGCTCGCTGCTGTGCGCGATGGCGCCAAACGTCGGGCTGCTGATCACCTTTCGAGTGATACAGGGCCTCGGTGGCGGAATGCTGATGCCGCTGACGGTCACCATCTTGACCCGCGAGGCTGGCCCCAAGCGGATCGGCCGGCTTATGGCGCTGCTGGGCATCCCGATGATGCTGGGCCCGATCGCAGGACCGATCCTGGGCGGCTGGCTGATCGACGCCTACGGCTGGGAGTGGATCTTCCGGATCAACCTGCCGATCGGGTTGACCGCGGTTGTCCTTGCCGCCGTTACGTTCCCGAGAGATCGCCCGACGCCGTCGGAGACCTTCGACTTCGTCGGCATGCTGCTGCTGTCGCCCGGCGTGGCGGCGTTCCTTTACGGGGTGTCATCCCTTCCCGCGTACGGGACCGTCGCCGATCCTCATGTGTGGGTAACGGCGGCCATCGGGCTGACGCTGATCGGCGGGTTCGTGTTGCACGCCCTGGGCAAGGATGACCCGCTGATCGACTTGCGGCTGTTCACGAACTGGGAAGTCACCGCGGCCAACTCGACGCTCTTGCTTTCCGCGGCAGCGTTTTTCGGGGCTGCGTTGCTCATCCCGAGCTGCTTTCAGCAACTGCTCCAGCAGACGGCGCTGCAGTCCGGAGTGCACATGATGCCCGAGCGGATCGGCGCGCTGCTGACGATGCCGATCGCCGGCGTCGTGCTGGACAAGCGCGGCCCGAGCAAGGTGGTCCTGGCCGGCATCACGCTGGTGAGCGCCGGCATGGCGACCTTCGCCTACGGTGTCGCAACCCATGCGGGATACCTGCCAGTGCTCTTGGCGGGGCTGCTGCTCATGGGTATGGGCCTGGGTTGCACGACGATGCCACTGATCGCTGCGGCGGTGCAGTCAGTTGCGCCGCATCAAATCGCCCGCGGCTCGGCGCTGGTCCATGTCAACCTGCAGGTCGCAGCGTCAATTAGCACAGCGTTGATGTCGGTGATCTTGACCAGCCAGCTCGACCACAGCAAAGAGCACGCCTACACCGTGGTGTTCGTGGTGGCCGCCGTCTTGGCGGTGCTGGCCTATGTCCCCGCGGCATTCCTGCCGAAGAAACCGGTGGCCGCCCCACCGGGGCTGCCGCCTGTAGTGACCCCTTAG
- a CDS encoding TetR/AcrR family transcriptional regulator, producing MSRPSYHHGDLRAVILTQAARLVAERGADRVSLRELAREAGVSHAAPAHHFTDRRGLFTALATEGFRMLAAALTDARPQFIDAASAYVRFALEHPGHYRVMFDKSLVDASDTELAAAENAAGAELSRGVATLADAKARADPGGAELAAWSLVHGFATLWLNDAVNPRVKSVDPMTTVERIARMLFEG from the coding sequence GTGAGCCGTCCCAGCTACCACCACGGAGACTTGCGGGCCGTGATCTTGACGCAGGCCGCACGCCTGGTGGCCGAGCGCGGCGCCGACCGGGTGTCGTTGCGGGAGTTGGCCCGCGAGGCCGGCGTCTCGCATGCCGCGCCGGCGCACCACTTCACCGATCGGCGCGGCTTGTTCACCGCGCTGGCCACCGAGGGTTTTCGCATGCTGGCCGCAGCCCTGACCGACGCGCGGCCGCAGTTCATCGACGCGGCTTCCGCGTATGTGCGGTTTGCCCTGGAGCATCCCGGCCATTACCGGGTGATGTTCGACAAGTCGCTCGTCGACGCCTCTGACACCGAATTGGCAGCCGCGGAAAATGCTGCGGGAGCGGAGCTTTCGCGCGGTGTGGCGACGCTGGCCGACGCCAAGGCCCGCGCCGACCCGGGTGGCGCCGAACTGGCGGCATGGTCTTTGGTGCACGGATTTGCGACGCTGTGGCTCAACGATGCGGTGAATCCGCGCGTGAAGTCCGTCGATCCGATGACCACCGTCGAGCGGATCGCCAGGATGCTCTTCGAGGGTTAG
- a CDS encoding DoxX family protein has protein sequence MAPLLTLVLASVIPRVVGWAGVGYVDSWPKAIAVGLAAMFVLTGVAHFAPPLRRDLIAIVPPSLPAPGLLVSVTGVLEFLGAAGLLVPATRLVAAACLLALMLAMFPANIYASRMPDPPKSMTTRLSLRAAHEVVYLTAAVVVAIGSS, from the coding sequence ATGGCCCCGTTGCTCACCCTGGTGCTGGCCAGCGTCATCCCCCGCGTCGTCGGCTGGGCCGGCGTCGGCTATGTGGACAGTTGGCCCAAAGCGATCGCTGTTGGCTTGGCGGCCATGTTCGTGCTGACCGGCGTGGCGCATTTCGCACCGCCGCTGCGCCGCGACCTGATCGCGATCGTGCCGCCCAGCCTGCCCGCGCCCGGGCTGCTGGTCAGCGTCACCGGCGTGCTGGAGTTCCTGGGCGCCGCCGGTCTGTTGGTGCCCGCGACTCGGCTCGTTGCCGCGGCGTGCCTGCTCGCGCTGATGCTGGCGATGTTTCCGGCCAATATCTATGCATCGCGAATGCCCGATCCGCCCAAGTCGATGACGACGCGGCTATCCTTGCGCGCCGCTCACGAGGTCGTCTACCTGACCGCTGCCGTAGTGGTCGCGATCGGCAGCAGCTAG
- a CDS encoding S9 family peptidase, whose amino-acid sequence MSNNSPVSPVAKRVESRRVYHDDVFVDPYEWLRDKANPEVVAHLEAENEYADAMTAHLEPLRQQIFDEIKARTKETDLSVPIRRGDWWYYARSFQGKQYGVHCRCPVRDAGDWNPPIFDEHTEIPGEQVLLDENVEAEGHDFFALGAASVSPDGNVLAYSVDYAGDERYTLRFKDLRTEQRYPDEITGIGAGVTWATDNRTVYYVTVDAAWRPDTVWRHRLGSGLPSEKVYHEADERFWLAVGRTRSDAYVLIVSGSAITSEVRYVDAADPHGQFVTVLPRRDGVEYSVEHAVVGGQDRFLILHNDGAVNFTLVEAPVSDPTAQRTLIAHRDDMRLDAVDAFAGHLVVSYRREALPRIQLWPLLAEGGYGVPEEITFDSELMSTGLGPNPTWDSPKLRIGAGSFLTPVQIYDVDFVTGERTLLREQPVLGGYRREDYVERRDWAHAADGTRIPVSIVYREGVEFPAPTLLYGYGAYEICEDPRFSIARLSLLDRGMVFVIAHVRGGGEMGRLWYEHGKLLEKKNTFTDFVAVAKHLVEAGLTRPQKLVALGGSAGGLLVGAVANMAPELFAGILAQVPFVDPLTTLLDPSLPLTVTEWDEWGNPLRDKDVYFYVKSYAPYENVAAQQYPAILAMTSLNDTRVYYVEPAKWVAALRHTKTDPNPVLLKTQMSAGHGGISGRYERWKEVAFQYAWLLAAADRDHYGSGQVDDLVSGAQG is encoded by the coding sequence ATGAGCAACAACTCACCGGTATCGCCAGTGGCCAAACGGGTGGAGAGCCGCCGCGTGTACCACGACGACGTCTTCGTCGATCCGTATGAATGGCTGCGCGACAAGGCAAACCCCGAAGTCGTCGCGCATCTCGAAGCGGAAAACGAGTACGCCGATGCGATGACGGCCCATCTGGAGCCGTTGCGGCAGCAGATCTTCGATGAGATCAAGGCGCGCACCAAGGAAACCGATCTCTCGGTGCCGATCCGGCGTGGCGACTGGTGGTATTACGCCCGCAGCTTCCAAGGCAAGCAGTATGGTGTGCACTGTCGTTGCCCGGTACGAGATGCGGGCGACTGGAATCCGCCGATTTTCGATGAGCACACCGAGATCCCGGGCGAGCAGGTGCTGCTCGACGAGAATGTCGAAGCCGAGGGTCACGACTTCTTCGCGCTGGGCGCTGCCAGTGTGAGCCCAGACGGCAACGTGCTCGCGTACTCAGTCGACTACGCCGGCGATGAGCGATACACCTTGCGGTTCAAAGACTTGCGCACCGAACAGCGGTACCCCGACGAGATCACGGGCATCGGCGCGGGCGTGACGTGGGCGACCGACAACCGCACCGTGTACTACGTGACGGTGGATGCCGCGTGGCGCCCGGACACGGTCTGGCGGCATCGGCTCGGCTCCGGTTTGCCGAGCGAGAAGGTGTACCACGAAGCCGACGAACGGTTCTGGTTGGCGGTGGGGCGCACCCGCAGCGACGCCTACGTGCTGATCGTGTCCGGCTCGGCGATCACCTCGGAGGTCCGTTATGTCGATGCCGCCGACCCGCACGGCCAGTTTGTCACCGTCTTGCCGCGGCGTGACGGCGTCGAGTATTCGGTGGAACATGCGGTCGTCGGCGGCCAAGACCGGTTTCTGATCCTGCACAACGACGGCGCAGTCAACTTCACGCTTGTCGAGGCACCGGTCAGCGACCCCACCGCCCAGCGCACATTGATCGCACACCGCGACGACATGCGGCTCGACGCGGTGGATGCCTTCGCCGGCCATCTCGTCGTCAGCTACCGGCGGGAGGCATTGCCGCGAATCCAGCTGTGGCCCCTCCTCGCTGAGGGCGGCTACGGGGTACCGGAGGAGATCACCTTCGACTCCGAGCTGATGTCCACTGGACTGGGCCCCAACCCGACTTGGGACTCACCGAAGCTGCGGATCGGAGCGGGATCTTTCCTTACCCCCGTGCAGATCTACGACGTCGACTTCGTCACCGGTGAGCGCACGTTGCTCCGTGAGCAGCCAGTGCTAGGCGGCTACCGCCGCGAGGACTATGTCGAACGCCGGGATTGGGCCCACGCGGCCGACGGAACCCGCATCCCGGTGTCCATCGTCTACCGCGAAGGTGTCGAATTCCCGGCGCCGACACTGTTATACGGCTACGGCGCTTACGAGATCTGCGAGGACCCGCGATTTTCCATCGCGCGACTGTCGCTGCTGGATCGCGGCATGGTGTTCGTCATCGCGCACGTCCGCGGCGGCGGTGAAATGGGGCGGCTGTGGTACGAGCACGGCAAGCTGCTGGAGAAGAAGAACACTTTCACCGACTTCGTCGCCGTCGCCAAGCATTTGGTGGAGGCGGGGCTGACGCGACCGCAGAAGCTGGTCGCCCTGGGCGGCAGCGCAGGTGGGCTGCTGGTGGGTGCGGTCGCCAATATGGCGCCGGAACTCTTCGCCGGCATCCTGGCGCAGGTGCCGTTCGTCGACCCGCTGACCACGCTGCTTGATCCGTCGCTACCGCTCACGGTCACCGAGTGGGACGAATGGGGAAACCCGCTGCGCGACAAGGATGTCTACTTCTACGTGAAATCGTATGCGCCGTACGAAAACGTCGCTGCCCAGCAGTATCCGGCGATTCTGGCGATGACGTCACTCAACGACACCAGGGTGTACTACGTCGAGCCTGCGAAGTGGGTGGCGGCGTTGCGGCACACCAAGACCGACCCCAACCCGGTGTTGTTGAAGACCCAGATGAGCGCCGGCCATGGCGGTATCAGCGGACGTTACGAGCGCTGGAAAGAGGTGGCCTTCCAGTACGCCTGGCTGCTAGCTGCTGCCGATCGCGACCACTACGGCAGCGGTCAGGTAGACGACCTCGTGAGCGGCGCGCAAGGATAG
- a CDS encoding phosphoribosylaminoimidazolesuccinocarboxamide synthase, whose protein sequence is MCPALSDYRHLASGKVRELYRIDDEHLLFVATDRISAFDYVLDSTIPDKGRILTAMSVFFFNLVEAPNHLAGPPDDPRIPDEVLGRALVVRELEMVPVECVARGYLTGSGLLDYQKTGKLCGIPLPPGLAEASRLSTPLFTPATKAELGHHDENIPFARVIEMVGAVRANQLRDRTLQTYVQAADHALTKGIIIADTKFEFGLDAHGNLVLADEVFTPDSSRYWLAENYREGVVQHSFDKQFVRNWLTSPESGWDRSGSQPPPPLPEDVIEATRARYIEAYERISGLRFDDWIGPGQ, encoded by the coding sequence GTGTGTCCCGCTCTGTCCGACTACCGGCACCTGGCCAGCGGTAAGGTCCGCGAGCTGTACCGCATCGACGACGAGCACCTGCTGTTCGTCGCGACCGACCGGATCTCGGCGTTCGACTATGTGCTGGACAGCACGATCCCAGATAAGGGCCGCATTCTGACCGCAATGAGCGTGTTCTTCTTCAACCTTGTCGAGGCGCCCAACCATCTGGCTGGGCCGCCAGACGACCCGCGGATTCCCGACGAAGTACTTGGGCGCGCGCTGGTGGTGCGCGAGCTGGAGATGGTGCCGGTGGAGTGCGTGGCACGCGGATATCTGACCGGCTCGGGGCTATTGGACTACCAAAAGACCGGCAAACTCTGCGGCATCCCGTTGCCACCGGGTTTGGCGGAAGCAAGCAGGTTGTCAACGCCGTTGTTCACTCCTGCCACCAAAGCCGAACTCGGACACCACGATGAGAACATTCCGTTCGCCCGCGTGATCGAGATGGTGGGAGCGGTGCGCGCCAACCAGTTGCGCGATCGTACGCTGCAAACGTATGTACAGGCCGCCGACCACGCTCTGACGAAGGGGATCATCATCGCAGACACCAAGTTTGAGTTCGGCCTCGATGCCCACGGCAACCTGGTGCTGGCCGACGAGGTTTTCACACCGGACTCCTCGCGATACTGGCTGGCCGAAAACTACCGCGAGGGGGTCGTTCAGCACAGCTTCGACAAGCAGTTCGTGCGCAATTGGCTCACCAGCCCGGAATCAGGCTGGGACCGTAGCGGCTCACAGCCGCCGCCTCCGCTGCCCGAGGACGTGATCGAGGCCACCCGCGCTCGCTACATCGAAGCCTACGAACGGATTTCCGGGTTGCGCTTCGACGACTGGATCGGCCCCGGCCAATGA
- a CDS encoding tellurite resistance/C4-dicarboxylate transporter family protein: MRLRFSDIEPAPDVFAAVMATGILSIAARNHQYTWISQILDALAMLALLVLVALVITTAAVKRRIAVWDVSDPDVTLRLFTFVAACAVLGSRLASQVVVAHVLGAIALSVWLVLILTTARNMSARPWPALRDRSHGAWELASVATSGLVIMMVLLAYYTGHRWWLVVAVPLWAVALCIYGLMTALILWRAVAERKDRDGFEPDTWILMGALAIATLAGDYIHLLAPHWLAGTVREITQVTWLVATLWIPPLISFGLRTISRRPTVLQFAGVWWAMVFPLGMYSAATYAMAVELNVHALQTVSLVFFWNALAVWLIVVVAGLLHVPRVLVR; encoded by the coding sequence GTGAGGCTGCGGTTCAGCGACATCGAGCCGGCACCAGATGTTTTCGCGGCGGTCATGGCGACCGGAATCTTGTCGATCGCCGCCCGCAATCATCAGTACACCTGGATCAGTCAGATACTCGATGCGCTGGCCATGCTCGCTCTGCTGGTTCTGGTGGCTTTGGTGATCACTACCGCCGCCGTAAAGCGCCGGATCGCCGTGTGGGACGTGTCGGATCCTGACGTCACGTTGCGTTTGTTCACGTTCGTCGCCGCGTGTGCGGTGTTGGGCAGTCGGCTGGCCTCGCAGGTGGTCGTCGCCCACGTCCTCGGTGCAATAGCGTTGTCCGTTTGGCTGGTGTTGATCCTGACCACCGCGCGCAACATGTCGGCCAGGCCATGGCCGGCTCTGCGAGACCGTTCCCACGGCGCTTGGGAACTGGCCAGCGTCGCCACCTCCGGTCTGGTGATCATGATGGTGCTGCTTGCCTATTACACCGGACACCGCTGGTGGCTGGTGGTCGCCGTACCGCTTTGGGCGGTGGCGTTGTGCATCTACGGCTTGATGACGGCGCTGATCCTGTGGCGCGCCGTCGCAGAGCGAAAGGACCGCGACGGATTCGAGCCGGATACCTGGATTCTGATGGGCGCATTGGCCATTGCCACGCTGGCCGGCGACTACATCCACCTACTGGCTCCCCACTGGCTGGCCGGCACTGTGCGCGAGATAACCCAGGTGACCTGGTTGGTGGCCACCCTGTGGATACCTCCGCTGATATCTTTCGGGCTGCGCACCATCAGCCGGCGGCCGACGGTCCTGCAGTTCGCCGGTGTGTGGTGGGCGATGGTGTTCCCGCTCGGCATGTACTCTGCGGCAACCTATGCCATGGCGGTCGAGCTCAATGTGCACGCATTGCAGACGGTTTCGCTGGTGTTCTTCTGGAACGCGCTGGCGGTATGGCTGATCGTGGTGGTGGCCGGGCTGCTGCACGTGCCCCGCGTGCTGGTGCGCTGA
- a CDS encoding cytochrome P450, which yields MTATRALAGIDFTDLDNFANGFPHELFAIHRREAPVFWHEPTEHTPDGEGFWSVATYPETFAVLRDPVTFSSVTGGKRPFGGTLLQDLAIAGQVLNMMDDPRHSQIRRLVSSGLTPRMIRRVEDDLRARARRLLDAVVPDEPFDFLVDVATELPMQMTCILLGVPESERHWLFEAIEPQFDFGGSRKASLSQLSVEEASSRMYAYGQELIAAKRAKPTDDMLSIVANATVDEAPGLSDVELYLFFSLLFSAGAETTRNAVAGGLLVLAEHPGQLKALRSDLGMLPTAIEEIVRWTSPSPSKRRTATRDVTLGGQSIKAGQKVQIWEGSANRDETVFDRADEFDITRKPNPHLGFGHGVHYCLGANLARLELRVLFEELLSRFDSVCVAAPVEWARSNRHTGIRHLIVKLLGPS from the coding sequence GTGACGGCCACCCGTGCCCTGGCCGGCATCGACTTCACCGATCTGGACAACTTCGCCAACGGGTTTCCGCATGAGCTGTTCGCCATCCACCGCCGCGAGGCCCCGGTGTTCTGGCACGAGCCCACAGAGCACACGCCCGACGGCGAAGGATTCTGGTCGGTAGCCACCTACCCGGAAACGTTTGCGGTACTGCGTGATCCGGTGACGTTCTCGTCCGTCACCGGCGGTAAGCGGCCGTTCGGCGGCACGCTGCTGCAAGACCTGGCCATCGCCGGTCAAGTGCTGAACATGATGGACGACCCGCGGCATTCGCAGATCCGGCGACTGGTCAGCTCCGGGCTCACCCCCCGAATGATCCGTCGTGTCGAGGACGACCTGCGGGCCCGGGCGCGCCGCCTGCTCGATGCGGTGGTGCCGGATGAACCGTTCGACTTCCTGGTCGACGTCGCCACCGAACTGCCGATGCAGATGACCTGCATCCTGTTGGGAGTGCCCGAGTCCGAACGGCATTGGCTGTTCGAGGCTATCGAGCCGCAGTTCGACTTCGGCGGTTCCCGCAAGGCATCGCTGTCGCAGCTCTCGGTCGAGGAGGCGAGCTCGCGGATGTATGCCTACGGCCAGGAGTTGATCGCCGCCAAGCGTGCGAAGCCGACCGACGACATGCTGTCGATCGTCGCCAACGCCACGGTCGACGAGGCGCCGGGGTTGTCGGATGTGGAGTTGTACCTGTTCTTCAGCCTGCTGTTCAGCGCCGGCGCGGAGACGACCCGCAACGCGGTCGCCGGCGGGCTGTTGGTGCTGGCCGAGCATCCGGGCCAATTGAAGGCGCTGCGCAGCGATCTCGGCATGCTGCCGACCGCGATCGAAGAGATCGTCCGCTGGACCTCGCCGTCGCCGTCAAAGCGGCGCACCGCCACCCGCGACGTCACGCTCGGCGGCCAATCGATCAAGGCCGGGCAGAAGGTTCAGATCTGGGAGGGCTCGGCCAACCGGGACGAAACCGTGTTCGACCGCGCCGACGAGTTCGACATCACCCGGAAACCCAATCCGCACTTAGGTTTCGGCCACGGTGTGCACTATTGCCTCGGCGCCAACCTGGCGCGACTGGAGCTGCGCGTGCTTTTCGAGGAGCTGCTGTCGCGCTTCGATAGCGTGTGCGTCGCGGCACCTGTCGAATGGGCGCGCAGCAACCGGCACACCGGGATCCGGCATCTGATCGTAAAGCTGCTCGGCCCGTCGTGA
- the purB gene encoding adenylosuccinate lyase: MSMPNVLADRYASADMVAIWSPQAKVVAERRLWLAVLRAQAELGVGVSPEVIADYERVLEDVDLASIAARERVLRHDVKARIEEFNALAGHEHIHKGMTSRDLTENVEQLQIRRSLELVFSHGVAVVARLAERAVAYRDLVMAGRSHNVAAQATTLGKRFASAAQETLLALTRLRELIDRYPLRGIKGPMGTAQDMLDLLGGDVAKLARLEGLIAEFLGFSTVLTSVGQVYPRSLDHDVVSALVQLGAGPSSLAHTIRLMAGHELVTEGFAPGQVGSSAMPHKMNTRSCERVNGLQVVLRGYAAMTAELAGAQWNEGDVFCSVVRRVALPDSFFAIDGQIETFLTVLDEFGAYPAVIQRELDRYLPFLATTKVLIAAVRAGMGREAAHEVIREHAVATALAMREGAEPDLLQRLADDPRLPLDHAALDAVLADKEAFVGAAGDQVDAVVAEVDALVARYPDAAKYTPGAIL; the protein is encoded by the coding sequence GTGAGCATGCCCAACGTGCTGGCCGACCGGTATGCCAGCGCCGATATGGTGGCGATCTGGTCGCCGCAGGCCAAAGTCGTCGCGGAACGGCGGCTGTGGCTGGCGGTGCTGCGCGCGCAGGCCGAGCTAGGTGTCGGCGTATCCCCGGAAGTGATCGCCGACTACGAACGGGTTCTCGAGGACGTCGATCTCGCCTCGATCGCCGCGCGTGAGCGCGTGCTGCGCCACGACGTCAAGGCCCGCATCGAGGAGTTCAATGCGCTGGCCGGCCACGAGCACATCCACAAAGGCATGACCAGCCGCGACCTCACCGAGAACGTCGAGCAGCTGCAAATCCGCCGCTCGTTGGAACTGGTGTTCTCTCACGGGGTCGCTGTAGTGGCCCGGCTGGCCGAACGGGCGGTTGCCTACCGGGATCTGGTGATGGCCGGACGCAGCCACAACGTCGCCGCCCAGGCCACCACATTGGGCAAACGGTTCGCCTCGGCGGCTCAGGAGACGCTGCTCGCACTGACCAGGCTGCGCGAGTTGATCGACCGCTATCCGCTGCGCGGCATCAAGGGCCCGATGGGCACCGCCCAAGACATGCTCGACCTGCTCGGCGGCGATGTGGCCAAGTTGGCCCGATTGGAGGGCCTCATCGCTGAATTTCTGGGGTTCTCAACGGTTTTGACCAGCGTCGGACAGGTCTATCCGCGCTCGCTGGACCACGATGTGGTGTCGGCACTGGTGCAGTTGGGCGCCGGACCGTCGTCGCTGGCGCACACCATCCGCCTGATGGCCGGCCATGAGCTTGTGACCGAAGGGTTTGCGCCGGGACAGGTCGGTTCGTCGGCAATGCCGCACAAGATGAACACCCGCAGCTGCGAACGGGTCAACGGCCTGCAGGTGGTGCTGCGCGGTTATGCGGCGATGACGGCCGAACTCGCCGGCGCGCAGTGGAACGAGGGTGACGTGTTCTGCTCGGTGGTGCGCCGAGTGGCGTTGCCGGACAGCTTCTTTGCCATCGACGGGCAGATCGAGACCTTCTTGACCGTGCTCGACGAGTTCGGTGCCTACCCCGCGGTGATCCAGCGCGAACTGGACCGGTATCTGCCGTTTTTGGCCACCACCAAGGTGCTGATTGCCGCGGTTCGCGCCGGCATGGGTCGCGAGGCGGCGCACGAGGTGATCCGCGAACATGCGGTTGCGACAGCGCTGGCGATGCGAGAAGGCGCCGAGCCGGATCTTTTGCAGCGGCTGGCCGATGACCCGCGGCTGCCGCTGGACCACGCCGCGTTGGACGCTGTGCTGGCCGACAAAGAGGCGTTCGTCGGAGCTGCCGGCGACCAGGTCGACGCCGTGGTAGCCGAGGTCGACGCGCTGGTTGCCCGCTATCCGGATGCGGCCAAGTACACCCCGGGGGCCATCCTGTGA
- a CDS encoding DUF429 domain-containing protein: MYFVGVDLAWGEINQSGVAVVDADGRLVHVGTAHDDASILNALSPYVRDDCLVALDAPLIVKNPTGYRPCETALNRDFAKFEAGARPAYTGRPEFADIPRGARLAGALGLDMDPHSQARRRAIEVYPHPAAVVLFGLDRTLKYKRGPLGTRQRELLRLMTLIERLDEATPRLRVNHNVAWVELRNRVTAATRPVQLDGAEDPVDAVLCAYIALYWYHRRDDMAIYGDFATGYIVTPSLPTDLAAPQVDQRDPDEVEQRLARLTALLRDAQLELDALRQRILSRPEGN; encoded by the coding sequence ATGTACTTCGTTGGCGTGGATCTTGCTTGGGGCGAAATCAACCAAAGCGGTGTTGCGGTAGTCGACGCCGACGGTCGATTGGTGCATGTCGGTACGGCGCACGACGACGCGAGCATCCTGAACGCACTGTCTCCATACGTCCGCGACGACTGCCTGGTCGCGCTCGACGCACCGCTGATTGTGAAGAACCCGACTGGGTATCGGCCCTGCGAAACGGCGCTTAACCGCGATTTCGCCAAGTTCGAAGCCGGCGCACGCCCGGCATATACGGGCAGACCTGAGTTTGCGGACATCCCGCGAGGGGCCAGACTGGCCGGCGCGCTCGGACTCGACATGGACCCGCATTCCCAGGCGCGCAGGCGAGCCATCGAAGTCTACCCACATCCTGCCGCCGTGGTGCTGTTCGGCCTGGATCGCACGCTGAAGTACAAGCGCGGCCCGCTAGGGACGCGCCAGCGTGAGCTGCTGCGGTTGATGACGCTGATCGAGCGACTGGACGAGGCAACACCGCGACTGCGGGTGAACCACAACGTGGCCTGGGTCGAGCTGCGCAACAGGGTGACCGCGGCGACCCGACCGGTCCAGCTGGACGGCGCCGAGGACCCCGTCGACGCCGTGCTGTGCGCCTACATAGCGCTGTACTGGTATCACCGTCGCGACGACATGGCGATCTATGGCGACTTCGCGACCGGCTACATCGTCACTCCGTCGCTTCCAACTGATTTGGCCGCGCCGCAGGTCGACCAGCGCGACCCCGACGAAGTGGAGCAGCGGCTCGCCCGCCTCACGGCACTTTTGCGCGACGCCCAGCTCGAGCTCGACGCGCTTCGGCAGCGGATCCTTTCGCGGCCAGAAGGGAACTAA